The proteins below come from a single Malus sylvestris chromosome 3, drMalSylv7.2, whole genome shotgun sequence genomic window:
- the LOC126614903 gene encoding protein NRT1/ PTR FAMILY 8.2-like, translating to MAEDDMLAKAAPPEEKDAYTKDGTVDFRGNPAKRNATGTWKACPFILGNECCERLAYYGMSSNLVIYFKTQLNQTSAVAAKNNSNWSGTCYLTPLLGAFLADAYLGRYKTIASFSIIYVVGMTLLTMSASVPGMKPTCVSKDDCHANGGQIAATFIALYLIALGTGGIKPCVSSYGADQFDDDDEVEKKHKGSFFNWFYFSINVGALIASSVLVWIQDNVGWGWGFGVPAVAMAIAVLSFFSGTQLYRNQKPGGSPVTRIIQVVVASVRKYKVKVPADKSLLYETADAESSIQGSRKLDHTNEFRFFDKAAVEVQDDHLKDSKSPWRLTTVTQVEELKSIIRLLPIWATGIIFAAAYNQMSNFFVLQGTLMDVRVGHSSFKIPAASLSVFDTLSVIFWVPIYDRIIVPAARKYTGHKNGLTTLQRMGIGLFISIFSMVCAAVLELIRLRSVRQNNYYEYEHMPMSVFWQVPQYFLIGAAEVFTFIGQLEFFYDQAPDAMRSLCSALSLSTVALGNYFNSILVSIVTKTTTKDGNPGWIPDNLNYGHLDYFFWLLAMLSFLNLVVYLFISKWYTYKKTVGTLR from the exons ATGGCAGAAGATGATATGCTCGCCAAAGCAGCACCACCAGAAGAAAAAGATGCGTACACAAAAGATGGCACAGTGGATTTCCGTGGAAACCCAGCGAAGAGAAATGCAACCGGAACCTGGAAAGCCTGCCCTTTTATTCTAG GGAATGAATGCTGTGAGAGGTTGGCATATTATGGGATGAGCTCTAATCTGGTGATTTATTTCAAGACTCAATTGAACCAGACGAGTGCTGTTGCTGCGAAAAATAACTCGAATTGGAGTGGAACTTGCTACCTTACTCCATTGCTTGGAGCTTTTCTGGCTGATGCCTATTTGGGAAGATACAAGACAATTGCCTCTTTCTCAATCATTTATGTCGTT GGGATGACACTTTTGACAATGTCAGCATCGGTCCCCGGCATGAAACCAACCTGTGTTAGCAAAGATGATTGCCATGCAAATGGTGGACAAATTGCAGCAACTTTCATAGCGCTTTACCTAATAGCATTGGGGACAGGAGGGATTAAGCCATGTGTCTCGTCCTACGGTGCAGACCAGTTTGACGATGATGATGAGGTTGAAAAGAAGCACAAGGGTTCTTTCTTCAACTGGTTTTATTTTTCCATCAATGTTGGTGCTTTGATTGCTAGTTCTGTGCTGGTGTGGATACAAGACAACGTGGGTTGGGGATGGGGTTTTGGTGTTCCAGCGGTGGCAATGGCAATTGCTGTGCTGAGTTTCTTTTCGGGGACTCAGTTGTATAGGAATCAGAAGCCTGGAGGTAGTCCTGTGACACGCATAATTCAGGTGGTTGTGGCGTCTGTGAGAAAATACAAGGTGAAAGTACCGGCAGACAAGTCCCTTTTGTATGAGACTGCAGATGCAGAATCTTCCATCCAAGGAAGCCGCAAGCTTGATCACACAAATGAATTCAG GTTCTTTGACAAAGCAGCGGTGGAGGTACAAGATGACCATTTAAAGGACTCAAAAAGCCCATGGAGACTCACTACAGTTACTCAAGTGGAGGAGCTAAAATCAATCATAAGGCTGCTTCCCATATGGGCCACCGGTATCATCTTTGCTGCAGCCTACAATCAGATGAGCAATTTCTTTGTGTTGCAAGGCACCCTCATGGATGTTCGTGTTGGCCACTCTAGCTTCAAAATCCCAGCAGCATCTCTTTCCGTCTTTGACACCCTAAGTGTCATTTTTTGGGTCCCAATATACGATCGAATCATTGTCCCAGCAGCTAGGAAATACACCGGTCACAAGAATGGCCTAACTACACTCCAGAGGATGGGCATTGGCCTCTTCATCTCCATATTCTCCATGGTCTGTGCTGCAGTTTTGGAACTCATCAGACTCCGAAGTGTTCGACAGAACAACTATTACGAATACGAGCACATGCCCATGTCAGTCTTTTGGCAGGTACCTCAGTATTTCCTCATAGGAGCTGCAGAAGTTTTCACATTCATAGGACAGCTGGAGTTTTTCTATGATCAAGCCCCAGACGCCATGAGGAGCTTGTGTTCTGCTCTCTCACTCTCCACCGTTGCACTAGGAAACTACTTCAACTCTATTCTTGTCTCCATCGTTACAAAAACGACTACAAAGGACGGCAACCCTGGATGGATACCGGACAATTTGAACTACGGACACCTTGATTATTTCTTCTGGCTATTAGCAATGCTGAGTTTTCTTAACCTAGTAGTTTACCTCTTCATTTCCAAGTGGTACACGTATAAGAAGACCGTCGGGACTCTGCGTTGA